A genomic window from Shewanella vesiculosa includes:
- a CDS encoding PAS domain-containing protein: MQAPVTPIFEQLRLLALHNTGLLDTAPEQRFDRLTHLAKLCLGTEIVLISLVDAKRQWFKSKQGLAACETSRDISFCGHTILAESIFEIHDAQLDSRFADNPLVTGAPFIRFYAGVPLEINGERIGTLCFIDSQPRQFTDKERQIAFEFGKSVEQEIQDRLQEQSNELLAASELMYRSVLEGTRIGTWQWNIQTGETVFNERWAEMIGYQLAELEPISIDTWLAVTHPDDLDHAKAALEDHFNGLSPFYDVNFRMQHKQGHFIWVHDRGRVISYSDDGKPLMMYGTHADITKQHDNELALRQSRDQFKT; this comes from the coding sequence ATGCAAGCTCCCGTAACACCGATTTTCGAACAACTAAGACTCTTAGCGTTACACAATACTGGCCTGTTAGATACGGCTCCAGAGCAACGTTTTGATCGCCTAACTCATTTAGCTAAACTTTGCCTTGGCACCGAAATAGTGCTGATTTCATTAGTGGACGCTAAGCGGCAATGGTTTAAATCCAAACAAGGTCTAGCGGCCTGTGAGACGAGTAGAGACATTTCATTTTGTGGTCATACGATTTTAGCCGAATCTATTTTTGAAATCCACGACGCCCAGCTCGACAGTCGATTTGCAGATAACCCATTGGTTACCGGCGCGCCATTTATTCGCTTTTATGCTGGTGTTCCATTAGAGATTAACGGTGAGCGCATTGGCACACTTTGCTTTATTGACAGCCAACCTCGGCAGTTTACCGATAAAGAGCGCCAAATCGCTTTTGAGTTTGGCAAGAGCGTTGAGCAAGAAATTCAAGACCGATTACAAGAGCAGTCAAATGAACTATTAGCGGCAAGTGAGCTAATGTATCGGTCGGTGCTTGAAGGGACCAGAATTGGTACTTGGCAATGGAATATACAAACCGGTGAAACTGTTTTTAACGAGCGTTGGGCAGAAATGATTGGTTATCAGCTTGCTGAGCTTGAGCCCATTTCTATCGACACCTGGTTAGCCGTAACCCATCCCGATGATTTAGATCACGCCAAGGCGGCATTAGAGGATCATTTTAATGGGTTAAGCCCATTTTATGATGTTAATTTCCGCATGCAACATAAACAGGGGCATTTTATATGGGTGCATGATAGAGGCCGAGTGATTTCATACTCAGACGATGGTAAGCCTCTGATGATGTACGGCACCCATGCCGATATCACCAAACAACATGATAACGAACTAGCATTACGACAAAGTCGAGATCAGTTTAAAACCTAG
- a CDS encoding response regulator: MPLDKILHVEDDESIRVIVEMALVDISGLTLVSCEGGHEAISKLAHFTPDLILLDAMMPGMDGLQTLHEIRKNAHCVNIPVVFMTARIQHTEKQEY; encoded by the coding sequence ATGCCGCTAGACAAAATTTTACACGTAGAAGATGATGAGTCGATTCGAGTTATCGTTGAAATGGCTCTGGTTGATATCTCAGGTCTTACCTTGGTGTCTTGTGAGGGTGGGCATGAGGCAATTAGTAAACTGGCGCACTTTACACCGGATTTAATATTGTTAGATGCCATGATGCCAGGTATGGATGGTTTGCAAACCCTGCACGAAATTCGTAAAAATGCACATTGCGTTAACATTCCGGTGGTATTTATGACCGCCAGAATTCAGCATACTGAAAAACAGGAATATTAG
- a CDS encoding Hpt domain-containing protein, translating into MKANKNPSNPHSVAQTVSNSANHLGSTSANKTLENLLAPFAGNELFYRRLINIFETNLQQQLQNLDQMILDNNTKDILVIIHTLKGSSGSTGLSSLHLALVDGEKKLKQAYDENAANLDLVCEELIAHVRAVAQAELSSIHSLLPNSSATDTPAPAEDYSSAELTSTLAELKQHLMDGNLNALDVTLRLQNMLSDKVLLQQDLASLHDTVEMLDFEQALDALASLSQKL; encoded by the coding sequence ATGAAAGCGAACAAAAATCCTAGTAATCCGCACTCGGTTGCACAAACTGTCTCAAATAGCGCTAATCACTTAGGTTCAACATCAGCAAATAAAACGCTCGAAAATTTACTTGCCCCCTTTGCAGGCAACGAACTATTTTATCGGCGCTTAATAAATATTTTTGAAACAAATTTACAACAACAGCTGCAAAATCTGGATCAGATGATCTTAGATAACAATACCAAGGACATTCTGGTCATTATTCATACCCTAAAAGGTAGTTCAGGATCCACCGGCTTGTCATCTCTGCATTTAGCCCTAGTAGACGGCGAAAAAAAGCTTAAACAAGCTTATGATGAAAATGCTGCTAACCTTGATCTTGTATGCGAAGAACTGATAGCGCATGTTCGTGCTGTGGCGCAAGCTGAGCTTTCAAGTATTCATAGCCTATTACCAAATTCATCCGCAACAGATACACCAGCACCTGCAGAAGACTATTCAAGCGCAGAGTTAACCTCGACCCTAGCAGAACTTAAACAGCATCTAATGGACGGTAATCTCAACGCACTCGACGTCACTTTACGCCTACAAAATATGCTATCGGATAAGGTGTTACTGCAACAAGACTTAGCCAGCCTGCATGATACCGTTGAGATGCTCGATTTTGAGCAAGCACTTGACGCATTAGCCTCACTGTCGCAAAAGTTATAA
- a CDS encoding ABC transporter substrate-binding protein, which yields MRLRILLLLLIYFQAYFAYGQKATSSCYEPINVGFNSWAPYSWLDSAGKPVGLDVDMLTIVADNLGCKLNFIDMPVKRAHRMLQEGTLDIMMGASYRPEREAYADFSIPYRDEEIKLFVKSDLASQIKIDKWQDIFSQKLVLLAPVFGWYGADFLASEQALIKQKLLIFSRNATQSIRMLGYGRGDVVIGDSIAVPYIATQIERISVTELPLVLDHNQIHFLVSKKTTNPELITGINQSIKRLSSRGELAQVIVKWQQISIAKTQETSGKVPL from the coding sequence ATGCGATTAAGAATTTTATTACTTTTGCTTATTTATTTTCAAGCGTATTTTGCCTATGGGCAAAAAGCAACGTCATCATGTTATGAGCCGATTAACGTTGGTTTTAATAGTTGGGCGCCGTATTCTTGGTTGGATAGCGCCGGTAAACCCGTTGGGCTCGATGTTGATATGCTCACTATTGTGGCGGACAACTTAGGTTGTAAGTTAAATTTTATCGATATGCCCGTAAAGCGAGCCCACAGAATGTTACAAGAAGGCACCTTGGATATTATGATGGGCGCAAGTTATAGACCTGAGAGAGAAGCATATGCTGATTTCTCAATACCATACCGTGACGAAGAAATTAAGTTATTTGTAAAATCTGATTTAGCTTCACAGATCAAAATTGATAAATGGCAGGATATATTTAGTCAAAAGCTGGTTCTCCTTGCGCCCGTTTTTGGTTGGTATGGGGCAGATTTTTTGGCATCAGAACAAGCGTTAATCAAGCAAAAACTATTAATTTTCAGTCGTAATGCCACCCAATCAATTCGCATGCTGGGTTACGGTAGAGGCGATGTTGTCATTGGCGATTCTATTGCCGTACCTTATATAGCAACTCAGATTGAAAGGATTTCTGTTACAGAATTACCGCTGGTATTAGACCATAACCAAATTCACTTTCTGGTCAGTAAAAAAACCACTAACCCAGAGTTAATTACAGGCATTAACCAATCGATTAAACGTTTATCCAGTCGGGGAGAGCTAGCGCAAGTGATTGTTAAATGGCAGCAAATATCGATAGCTAAAACACAAGAAACGTCTGGTAAAGTGCCTTTGTGA
- a CDS encoding bifunctional 2-polyprenyl-6-hydroxyphenol methylase/3-demethylubiquinol 3-O-methyltransferase UbiG, protein MSTIEFYDTNSQDFFDSTVNADVSGLYQPFITHLPAKARVLDAGCGSGRDSKAFIDLGFNVTSIDASAELAKAASEYIGQSVAVCTFDEIDTALEFDGIWACASLLHVEVNALPNTFNILANTLVKGGVFYCSFKYGDQERNHNGRFFSDANEVRLQQWLSQTPLDIERTWITTDVRPSRDSEQWLNAILIKITQ, encoded by the coding sequence ATGTCTACCATCGAATTTTATGACACAAATTCACAAGATTTTTTTGACTCAACCGTAAATGCTGACGTCAGTGGCTTATACCAACCTTTTATCACCCATTTGCCTGCAAAAGCACGAGTGTTAGATGCAGGTTGTGGTTCTGGCCGAGACAGTAAAGCCTTTATCGATTTGGGTTTCAATGTCACATCAATTGATGCCAGTGCGGAATTAGCCAAAGCGGCATCTGAATATATTGGCCAAAGTGTGGCGGTTTGTACCTTCGATGAAATAGACACTGCGCTTGAGTTTGACGGTATTTGGGCTTGTGCATCTCTTCTTCACGTTGAGGTCAACGCCCTACCCAACACCTTTAATATTTTGGCTAATACTTTGGTTAAAGGTGGCGTGTTTTATTGCTCATTTAAGTATGGCGACCAAGAACGCAATCATAATGGCCGATTCTTTAGCGATGCCAACGAAGTTCGATTACAACAATGGCTCAGCCAAACCCCTTTAGACATTGAACGTACTTGGATAACCACTGATGTTCGTCCTAGCCGTGACAGTGAGCAATGGCTCAATGCAATATTAATTAAAATCACCCAATAG
- a CDS encoding DEAD/DEAH box helicase family protein → MKLAEGPVLISGGLDDPFLPKLRQAINRATHIEISVSFIQQSGLNLIFDALSDALERDASISIVTSDYLLITDPVALRHLMILQSRGAKTKIFICKRNQSFHMKTYIFVQQQSGLADIGSAFIGSNNISKAAFTHAFEWCLRHDLLPNQDPKEFNHIRQQFLQIFNHSQAIELSDAFINNYAQQRKLCKPPLAIVNEVEPEEPVPNSAQSEALIALADTRLAKQSKGLVVLATGMGKTWLAAFDVLQFKAKKVLFVAHREEILIQAERTFRTLLPQSITGHFNANAKVVDADIVFASIQTLGKPEYLNKLDKTHFDYVIVDEFHHAGAVSYQLLLNHFTPQFLLGLTATPERTDQADILSLCDNNLVFERNIIDGIESGILVPFHYQGIKDETVDYRELPWRNGKFDPQQLVNLFATQKRAKHVFAHWQTHKQQRTLAFCVSKAHADFMAQWFSARGIKAVSVHSDSEVRRGEALSQLNAGEIEVIFSVDLFNEGTDLPSIDTILILRPTESKILFLQQLGRGLRTSPETHKTFVSVIDFIGNHISFLNRPMALLQTANANEAIKRLNTPQIDSKYLINIDPELIDFWQQLKLDYTKADQQYQLLKDDLGHRPSATEFYYSGYVWSKMTKQNGSWFELVLSQEKQDNALHSLTPYLSFLSLGVEKATMTKCFKAILLEAFVELNGLSHPPTIEAVCLKSWQIFKRYPKLWIQDVKADLQQIDARSPKWHKYWLANPITFLCKQDKSDTQSWFVVKDDRLHANIDVKVDDIAVMSSAMRELSELLLARYSQRQSSSTPTPTSKTIQSNVVTLPIGVTKDEQTSLSYYPDLKIACGHFKTGTDDNSDTLTLNSTFSKLDPSIYFIAPASGNSMNGGKNPIEDGDLLLLERITALNAGSITGKIIAIEIQDDTGNNQYLLRKVNKLTNGQYQLNAHNPAYSPILANDSMQTFARLKQVLDESDFV, encoded by the coding sequence ATGAAGTTAGCAGAAGGACCTGTATTAATCAGTGGTGGTTTGGATGATCCATTTTTACCCAAATTGCGGCAAGCGATTAATCGTGCGACTCATATTGAAATATCGGTGTCATTTATTCAGCAATCTGGGCTAAATTTAATTTTTGATGCTTTATCTGACGCGCTAGAGCGCGATGCAAGCATTTCAATCGTTACCTCAGACTATCTTTTGATTACCGATCCGGTTGCATTACGCCACTTAATGATTTTGCAATCTCGCGGTGCAAAAACCAAAATCTTTATCTGTAAACGTAATCAAAGCTTTCATATGAAAACCTATATTTTCGTCCAACAACAAAGCGGACTAGCAGATATAGGTAGCGCTTTTATTGGCTCAAATAACATCAGTAAAGCGGCATTCACCCACGCATTTGAATGGTGTTTACGGCATGATTTATTGCCGAATCAAGATCCTAAAGAATTTAACCATATCCGCCAACAATTCTTGCAGATTTTCAATCATTCGCAGGCAATCGAGCTCAGTGATGCATTCATCAACAACTATGCCCAACAGCGTAAATTGTGTAAACCGCCTTTAGCCATCGTTAATGAAGTAGAGCCAGAAGAACCAGTACCTAACTCAGCCCAATCAGAAGCCTTAATTGCATTAGCTGACACACGTTTAGCCAAGCAATCCAAAGGACTGGTTGTATTAGCCACGGGTATGGGTAAAACATGGTTAGCTGCATTTGATGTATTGCAATTCAAGGCTAAAAAAGTGCTGTTTGTTGCTCATAGAGAAGAGATATTAATTCAAGCAGAACGGACTTTTAGGACCTTATTACCTCAAAGTATCACAGGTCACTTTAATGCCAACGCTAAGGTCGTTGATGCTGACATTGTATTTGCATCGATTCAAACTTTAGGCAAACCGGAATACCTTAATAAACTTGATAAAACTCATTTCGACTATGTGATCGTTGATGAATTTCATCATGCTGGCGCCGTCAGTTATCAGTTATTACTCAATCACTTTACTCCGCAGTTTTTACTCGGGTTAACCGCCACGCCAGAGCGCACGGATCAAGCAGATATTTTATCGTTATGTGATAACAATTTGGTGTTTGAAAGAAACATTATCGACGGAATTGAATCGGGTATTTTAGTCCCCTTTCATTACCAAGGTATTAAAGACGAAACGGTCGATTACCGAGAGCTGCCATGGCGTAATGGTAAGTTTGATCCGCAACAATTAGTCAATCTGTTTGCTACCCAAAAGCGCGCTAAACATGTGTTTGCTCATTGGCAGACACATAAGCAGCAACGTACCTTGGCATTTTGCGTCTCAAAAGCTCATGCCGACTTTATGGCGCAATGGTTTTCTGCCCGTGGTATTAAAGCTGTGTCGGTGCATAGCGACTCAGAAGTTAGACGCGGTGAAGCACTTAGTCAATTAAACGCTGGTGAAATAGAGGTAATATTTTCAGTTGATTTGTTTAATGAAGGTACAGATTTACCCTCAATAGACACTATCTTAATCTTACGACCGACTGAATCTAAAATTCTCTTTTTACAACAGTTAGGTCGTGGATTACGTACATCTCCCGAAACTCATAAAACCTTTGTGTCTGTTATCGATTTTATCGGTAACCACATCAGCTTTTTAAATCGGCCAATGGCGTTATTGCAAACAGCGAACGCCAATGAAGCGATTAAGCGTCTTAACACACCTCAAATCGATTCTAAGTACTTAATCAATATCGACCCCGAATTAATCGACTTTTGGCAACAGTTAAAACTTGATTACACTAAAGCTGATCAACAGTACCAATTACTCAAAGATGATTTAGGTCACCGCCCTTCTGCCACAGAATTTTATTACAGTGGTTATGTTTGGAGTAAAATGACCAAGCAAAATGGCAGTTGGTTTGAACTGGTATTAAGCCAAGAAAAGCAAGACAACGCATTACATTCGTTAACGCCCTATTTGTCATTTCTAAGTCTTGGCGTTGAAAAGGCAACAATGACCAAATGCTTTAAAGCAATATTACTCGAGGCATTTGTTGAGCTGAATGGATTAAGTCATCCACCCACAATTGAAGCGGTATGCCTTAAGAGTTGGCAGATATTTAAACGTTATCCAAAATTATGGATTCAAGATGTTAAAGCCGATCTGCAGCAAATCGATGCCCGTTCACCAAAATGGCACAAGTATTGGTTAGCCAATCCAATTACTTTTTTATGCAAACAAGATAAATCAGATACGCAATCTTGGTTTGTTGTAAAAGATGATCGGTTACATGCGAATATTGATGTAAAAGTTGATGATATTGCAGTGATGTCTTCCGCGATGAGAGAATTAAGCGAATTATTGTTAGCGCGTTACAGCCAACGCCAATCATCTTCTACGCCGACACCAACCAGCAAAACAATACAATCGAATGTGGTTACGCTTCCCATTGGAGTGACAAAGGATGAACAGACATCCCTTAGTTATTACCCAGATCTCAAAATTGCCTGCGGTCATTTCAAAACGGGTACTGACGACAATAGTGACACACTGACGCTAAACTCGACCTTTAGTAAACTCGATCCATCGATTTACTTTATTGCCCCAGCCAGTGGTAATTCAATGAATGGCGGTAAAAATCCAATTGAAGACGGTGATTTATTGTTATTAGAGCGCATAACAGCACTCAATGCTGGTTCGATTACCGGTAAAATCATCGCGATTGAAATCCAAGATGATACAGGTAATAACCAATATTTATTGCGTAAAGTGAATAAGCTCACTAATGGTCAGTATCAACTTAATGCCCATAATCCAGCGTACTCACCAATACTAGCAAATGACTCAATGCAGACCTTTGCCAGATTAAAGCAGGTTCTGGATGAGTCTGATTTTGTGTAA
- a CDS encoding amidohydrolase family protein yields the protein MAIPLKRNKISAIQLTLSLSLCSTFIAPAFAQDTLILADAYIDVAKGKSVDNAAIIISNNHIVKVTTAANITNKADYSLIDLKGKTLVPGVMDMHVHLSGDAEDNFLESMNYSVPRQTVKAVKNAQKTLLAGFTTVRDLGASGYSVIATRDGIDAGDIPGPRIWAVGHAIGITGGHCDDNFPAPEAHAKAQGVADGPLEVRTKVRENIKYGANAIKVCATGGVFSKGTQVGAQQMTYEELKSAADEAHMRGLVIAAHAHGTSGIKDAIRAGIDSIEHCSFMDDEAIKMAIKAGTYLSCDIYNTEYTLAYGAANGVPEANINKEKQVSQAQRDSFRKAVKAGAKMVFGSDAAIYPHGDNGKQFSRMVTFGMTPVQALQAATLNSAALIKQDNLGQIKAGFLADIIAVDGNPLDNISLMENVTFVMKDGVVYKKL from the coding sequence ATGGCCATTCCTCTAAAAAGAAACAAGATTAGTGCAATTCAACTCACACTTAGCCTGAGCTTATGTTCCACTTTTATTGCGCCAGCGTTTGCCCAAGACACCTTGATTTTGGCCGATGCCTATATCGATGTAGCTAAAGGAAAAAGCGTTGATAATGCAGCGATAATTATCTCTAACAATCACATCGTTAAGGTTACCACCGCGGCAAACATTACGAATAAAGCCGATTACAGCTTGATTGATCTTAAAGGTAAAACGCTGGTGCCTGGTGTGATGGATATGCATGTGCATTTATCTGGCGATGCTGAAGATAATTTTTTAGAGTCGATGAATTATTCAGTACCAAGGCAAACTGTTAAAGCGGTTAAAAATGCTCAGAAAACCTTGCTCGCAGGCTTTACCACAGTACGAGACTTAGGTGCATCTGGCTATTCAGTGATTGCCACCCGAGATGGAATAGATGCTGGCGATATTCCTGGTCCACGTATTTGGGCCGTAGGCCACGCGATTGGTATCACCGGCGGACATTGCGATGATAATTTCCCTGCTCCAGAAGCCCATGCTAAAGCTCAAGGTGTTGCCGACGGTCCTTTGGAAGTGCGTACCAAAGTACGTGAAAACATAAAATACGGTGCCAATGCGATTAAAGTCTGTGCCACTGGCGGAGTTTTTTCTAAAGGTACTCAAGTCGGTGCGCAACAGATGACTTACGAAGAACTTAAATCTGCCGCAGATGAAGCGCATATGCGCGGCCTGGTTATCGCCGCCCATGCACATGGCACTAGTGGCATTAAAGATGCGATACGCGCGGGTATCGATAGTATTGAGCATTGTAGTTTTATGGACGATGAAGCCATTAAGATGGCAATAAAAGCCGGTACTTACTTGTCTTGCGATATTTATAACACCGAATACACCCTCGCCTATGGTGCCGCTAACGGCGTACCAGAAGCCAATATCAATAAAGAAAAGCAAGTGTCGCAAGCCCAGCGTGACAGCTTTAGAAAAGCCGTTAAGGCAGGCGCTAAGATGGTGTTTGGTTCCGATGCGGCGATTTATCCCCATGGAGACAATGGTAAGCAATTTTCACGCATGGTGACCTTTGGTATGACGCCAGTTCAAGCGCTTCAGGCTGCAACCCTTAATAGTGCAGCCTTGATAAAACAAGACAACCTAGGTCAAATTAAAGCCGGATTCTTGGCTGACATTATCGCTGTTGATGGCAATCCGCTAGATAACATTAGCTTGATGGAAAACGTCACTTTTGTTATGAAAGATGGCGTAGTGTACAAAAAGCTTTAA
- a CDS encoding CLCA_X family protein: MASHHSLLNHQRHFERIGPDYRNGDSVSFLDIKHTFGLQHIRVGKWVNREESALAANLIFDSLADLANILCVPPELIGLRGSLRFAFGHGGQKGVQAHYSPAYRELALAKNAGAGSLAHEFWHAFDHYIADKMFVDDSLLSQDEYMSPANRYACATDHWLADKALVAHPLNQQLSKLFEITFLNTNGQEPHEYVRRSIALDKLQACHYFAKPTEMMARAFEASIEMYSQANAEISNPYLVNSTINSPLAKHGAYPDTQHRREIYQALLAYFEPLGLAFDKHNRDSQPALNV; this comes from the coding sequence TTGGCTTCACATCATTCATTATTAAATCATCAGCGTCATTTTGAGCGAATTGGTCCCGATTATCGCAATGGTGATTCGGTGAGCTTTTTAGATATCAAGCACACCTTTGGTTTACAGCACATAAGAGTGGGCAAATGGGTTAATCGCGAAGAGTCGGCATTAGCGGCTAACTTGATATTTGATTCATTAGCCGATCTGGCCAATATACTCTGCGTACCACCAGAGCTAATTGGTTTGCGCGGCAGTTTACGCTTTGCCTTTGGCCATGGCGGCCAAAAGGGCGTGCAGGCACACTATTCACCAGCATATCGAGAACTGGCGTTAGCCAAAAATGCCGGCGCAGGGTCGTTAGCTCATGAGTTTTGGCATGCGTTCGATCATTACATAGCCGACAAAATGTTTGTTGATGACTCTCTACTGAGCCAAGATGAGTACATGAGTCCGGCTAACCGGTATGCATGTGCTACCGACCATTGGCTTGCAGACAAAGCATTAGTTGCTCATCCACTGAACCAGCAATTATCTAAGCTATTTGAAATCACTTTTTTAAACACCAATGGCCAAGAGCCACACGAGTATGTGAGACGGTCAATCGCGTTAGATAAGTTGCAAGCTTGTCATTACTTTGCCAAACCAACCGAAATGATGGCGCGTGCATTCGAAGCCAGTATTGAAATGTACTCACAGGCTAATGCCGAAATATCTAATCCATACCTAGTTAACAGCACGATTAACTCACCTTTAGCCAAACATGGTGCTTACCCAGATACCCAACACCGCCGTGAAATCTATCAAGCACTATTGGCCTATTTCGAACCCTTAGGGTTAGCGTTTGATAAACACAATCGGGACAGTCAGCCAGCGCTTAATGTATAG